In Porites lutea chromosome 1, jaPorLute2.1, whole genome shotgun sequence, a single genomic region encodes these proteins:
- the LOC140921679 gene encoding uncharacterized protein: protein MLTHGSVTFSGIWTTETKCEKVAFSQSFASKPRVFASVKYTRSTKQNDAMYLWLENVNSGGFEVCLREFLPFDGKHQDAVVDWFAFTGNGSQLNFTITGEEIFPNSGNPSAKNNYGFCQEVSFNTTFYKSPIVILSVNHEYNLKVKGSRPPENNIISAWLEEVGLESMKVCVKDLSGLGSSHDPLIVSYAVTGDLNPCLNVHCPRFGVCRTYSAHDARCECDDQCPLYKDPVCTANGTTYDNRCWRKLSYCKGLENNPVYHPGSCEGFPIVRGRVDLLHVPKWSDSNCQTVTFPPYRFYPDKQVHVQITVNHMKLNDSVTVHDAVTSWTESINTKNFTVCVMQTGRKEEGAKPFATIDWVAYQGAPPEGLTGTVKLQKWWSGTKCADVTFPTGKFAEAPIVLVTSEHLRTGKEYDAALIWIEDVTKDSVKVCLREMQNFDGRHQDITVNWFAFSKLHKPLFTEHGVISFPNTNPPLDKMNNAYCQFVSFTRAYNSTPTVLLSANHSTTVSGNSAPIHNGITTWIENMNTSGFRACVKELYANRYDPLSVGYAVLTDICEPGWNYFNGFCYFTSKTCQNWTTALDKCRKENSVLVDVQNNEENVFLQHLHNGAKSWLGLNDIFTEGSFTWADRGTGNFTAWATNQPNNFRDEDCVHTLGVEYKYEWNDVKCSDCHQYTCKKDLNECSRDKYYCHQVASCTNYRGSFNCTCDQGHFGDGFECDLGYARGLQQSTIVGNDANYLQYLSTWLKPVAQSKFSRWKRCWRASVDGWAAGTFHSGCDNKGPTVTIIRVGRKYIFGGYASLSWGYYYSCYGYRYDSQAFLFSLVNKPGWAPVKLPQTGEDSYNRYSIYDCSYYGPMFGGGHDIYIADYASSSSSSYANLGYTYSPPSGYNYGSTFAQTFLSGGSNYHFTPDEVETFYKTT, encoded by the exons ATGTTAACGCATGGAAGCGTTACTTTTAGTGGAATATGGACAACAGAAACGAAGTGTGAGAAAGTGGCCTTTTCTCAG AGCTTTGCTTCCAAGCCTCGTGTATTTGCCTCTGTTAAGTACACTCGCAGTACAAAGCAAAATGACGCTATGTACTTATGGTTAGAGAACGTGAACTCTGGAGGATTTGAAGTGTGCTTAAGGGAATTCTTGCCCTTTGATGGAAAGCACCAAGATGCAGTTGTG GACTGGTTTGCATTCACTGGAAATGGGAGTCAACTTAATTTCACAATAACTGGGGaagaaatatttccaaacagtggaaatccatcgGCCAAAAACAACTACGGCTTCTGTCAG GAAGTGTCTTTCAATACGACCTTTTACAAATCGCCAATTGTGATTCTTTCTGTAAATCATGAGTATAATCTTAAGGTCAAGGGAAGTCGTCCTccagaaaataatataatttcagCCTGGCTGGAG GAAGTTGGATTAGAATCTATGAAGGTCTGCGTTAAAGACCTCAGTGGATTAGGATCGAGTCATGATCCCTTGATTGTCAGCTACGCTGTTACTGGAG ACCTTAATCCTTGCCTTAATGTGCATTGCCCACGGTTTGGAGTCTGCAGGACCTACAGTGCGCATGACGCTCGGTGTGAGTGCGATGACCAGTGCCCCTTATATAAGGACCCAGTGTGTACTGCAAACGGAACAACTTACGATAACCGATGCTGGCGTAAGTTAAGCTATTGCAAAGGACTTGAAAATAATCCAGTTTATCACCCAGGAAGTTGTGAAG GTTTTCCAATTGTACGGGGCCGTGTTGATCTGCTGCACGTTCCAAAATGGTCAGATTCAAACTGTCAGACAGTCACATTTCCTCCATACCGATTTTATCCGGATAAACAAGTTCATGTTCAAATAACCGTCAATCACATGAAGCTGAATGACTCTGTGACAGTCCACGACGCTGTCACTTCATGGACAGAAAGTATCAACACAAAAAACTTCACCGTCTGTGTCATGCAAACCGGGAGGAAAGAAGAAGGCGCGAAACCATTTGCCACCATTGATTGGGTGGCTTATCAAGGAGCACCACCCGAAGGATTGACGGGAACGGTTAAGTTGCAGAAATGGTGGTCTGGTACCAAATGCGCGGATGTAACCTTTCCTACG GGCAAGTTTGCCGAGGCGCCAATAGTCCTTGTGACGTCAGAGCACCTGAGGACTGGTAAAGAGTATGATGCTGCTCTCATTTGGATTGAAGACGTAACAAAGGACTCAGTTAAAGTCTGTCTTcgtgaaatgcaaaactttgacGGTAGACACCAAGATATCACTGTG AACTGGTTTGCCTTCTCCAAACTGCACAAGCCTCTTTTCACTGAACATGGTGTCATAAGTTTTCCAAATACGAACCCACCTTTGGATAAAATGAACAATGCTTATTGCCAG TTCGTTTCATTCACGAGAGCTTATAACTCGACTCCGACAGTTCTTctctcagccaatcacagcACGACGGTATCTGGGAATTCAGCACCGATTCACAACGGAATTACAACTTGGATCGAG aacatgaATACCTCTGGATTCAGAGCCTGTGTCAAGGAATTATACGCGAATAGATATGACCCCTTGTCCGTCGGTTATGCCGTGCTCACAG ACATCTGTGAACCTGGCTGGAACTATTTCAACGGCTTTTGCTATTTCACAAGTAAGACTTGTCAAAATTGGACCACAGCACTGGATAAATGCCGAAAAGAAAACTCGGTTCTTGTTGATGTCCAAAATAAcgaagaaaatgtgtttttacagCATCTACACAATGGAGCAAAATCCTGGCTGGGATTGAATGATATTTTCACAGAGGGCTCCTTTACTTGGGCAGATCGTGGTACTGGGAACTTTACAGCTTGGGCAACAAACCAACCAAACAATTTTCGGGATGAAGACTGTGTGCATACACTTGGTGTTGAATATAAATATGAATGGAATGACGTGAAATGCAGTGACTGTCATCAGTATACTTGTAAGAAAG aTCTGAATGAATGCAGTAGGGACAAGTATTACTGCCATCAGGTCGCCAGCTGCACAAATTATCGTGGTTCATTTAATTGCACCTGTGATCAAGGCCACTTTGGAGACGGCTTTGAGTGCGACCTCGGTTACGCAA GGGGTTTGCAACAGTCTACTATTGTGGGGAATGATGCTAACTACTTGCAATATTTAAGCACCTGGCTCAAACCAGTTGCTCAGAGCAAATTTTCACGATGGAAGCGATGTTGGCGGGCGTCCGTGGACGGCTGGGCTGCCGGTACTTTTCACAGCGGATGTGACAACAAAGGACCAACTGTAACAATCATAAGAGTCGGccgaaaatacatttttggagGTTACGCCAGCCTCTCTTGGG GTTACTACTACAGTTGCTACGGGTATCGATATGATTCCCAGGCATTTCTTTtctcgctggttaacaagccaggTTGGGCACCTGTGAAACTACCTCAGACAGGGGAGGATAGTTATAACAGATATTCCATATACGACTGCTCGTATTATGGACCTATGTTCGGAGGAGGCCATGACATTTACATTGCCGACTACGCGTCATCCAGTAGCAGTTCCTATGCCAACCTTGGCTATACTTACAGCCCACCGAGCGGGTACAACTACGGAAGCACCTTCGCCCAGACATTTTTGTCAGGAGGAAGTAATTATCATTTTACACCAGACGAAGTGGAAACATTTTACAAAACAACCTAA